The proteins below are encoded in one region of Microvirga ossetica:
- a CDS encoding GNAT family N-acetyltransferase, translated as MEIIEATPNDDATLVRHYLALWDSYGTPPDHIEPDATSRIAAFIEDGRRQRGLKAFLARSDGRIAGSVACQLHLAPYPEVVMPAHRLMGYVWSVYVEPDFRRKGVARHLMEAALAHLKALGCTIAVLHSSDAGEKLYEELGFERAKEMRLKL; from the coding sequence GTGGAGATCATCGAAGCAACTCCAAACGACGATGCCACACTCGTCAGGCACTACCTCGCTTTGTGGGACAGCTACGGCACTCCTCCGGACCACATCGAGCCCGATGCGACATCAAGGATCGCTGCCTTCATCGAGGACGGGCGCCGGCAGCGTGGCCTCAAGGCCTTCCTCGCCAGGAGCGACGGCAGGATCGCCGGGTCGGTCGCATGTCAGTTGCACTTGGCGCCCTATCCGGAGGTGGTCATGCCTGCCCATCGCCTCATGGGCTATGTCTGGAGCGTCTACGTCGAACCTGACTTCCGAAGGAAGGGAGTTGCCCGCCACCTGATGGAGGCCGCACTCGCCCATCTCAAGGCGCTTGGATGTACGATTGCCGTGCTTCATTCGTCCGATGCCGGCGAGAAGCTCTATGAGGAGCTTGGCTTTGAGCGGGCCAAGGAAATGCGCCTCAAGCTTTGA
- a CDS encoding sensor histidine kinase: MTVSCTLRLERLINIWTTVAVILLISIGAPAAQPQSGAPAAQPKRIVVLYSYGQHFQSWATWGTAIRSELNRQSPWPLDVQEYSLVTARNGDEAAEAKFVEYLKALYAQQPPDLIIALAAPAARFVQRYRADLFPTTPMLLAAVEPRRVDSSLLSEQDAMVGVRFNQVALFENILRLLPETKTIALINGNSPPERFWAGEMQRVLGPLLEKKVELLFFGERPLEETLKAVAGLPPHSAIFFQQLNVDGAGVVYGDKEPLKRIGEVANAPIFTFDESYFNGEVVGGPMFSPAEGARRTAAVAVRILGGEKAGGIKVPPTEFSMPKYDWRQLQRWNISESRLLPGSEILLREPTAWERYSWQIAFTFAVLLLQAGLISVLLFEHRRRRLAEVQSRQRMVELAHVNRFSTAGELSASIAHEINQPLGSILANAEAAQTILKSPKPDIAEVSEILGDIINDDQRAAEVIQRLRSLLKKSPSELRKLDLNDVTRETVKFLSMQAIGRKVELVSVLTPDALPILGDRIQLQQVILNLVVNGIDAMRDTPTQNRIISIQSSRAENFAELSVSDNGPGIPEDKLNEIFEPFFTSKAEGMGMGLSIARTIIEAHDGQIWAENRDHGGASFRIRLPLVR; the protein is encoded by the coding sequence ATGACCGTATCATGCACATTGAGGTTGGAGCGGCTGATCAATATCTGGACTACCGTCGCCGTCATTCTCTTGATTTCAATTGGCGCGCCTGCCGCGCAGCCTCAGTCTGGCGCGCCTGCCGCTCAGCCAAAAAGAATCGTGGTCCTGTATTCGTATGGCCAGCACTTCCAGTCCTGGGCCACATGGGGCACAGCCATACGCAGTGAACTGAACCGACAGTCGCCTTGGCCGCTGGACGTTCAAGAATATTCCCTCGTCACGGCTCGGAATGGTGACGAGGCCGCTGAGGCGAAATTTGTTGAATATCTCAAGGCACTCTACGCTCAACAACCGCCCGATTTGATCATCGCCCTTGCTGCCCCCGCGGCTCGCTTCGTCCAGCGATATAGGGCAGACCTGTTTCCGACAACGCCGATGCTGCTCGCGGCAGTCGAGCCGCGCAGGGTTGATTCGTCCCTGTTGTCCGAGCAAGACGCCATGGTCGGGGTTCGGTTCAATCAAGTCGCTCTGTTCGAAAACATTCTGCGGCTGTTGCCGGAGACGAAGACCATCGCGCTGATCAACGGAAACTCACCTCCCGAGCGATTTTGGGCTGGCGAGATGCAACGGGTGCTGGGTCCGCTGCTGGAGAAAAAGGTTGAATTGCTCTTTTTCGGCGAGCGGCCGTTGGAGGAGACCCTGAAGGCGGTTGCGGGTTTGCCTCCCCACAGCGCAATCTTTTTTCAGCAGCTCAATGTCGACGGCGCAGGTGTCGTCTATGGCGACAAGGAGCCCTTGAAGCGCATCGGTGAGGTCGCCAACGCTCCGATTTTTACGTTCGACGAGTCTTACTTTAACGGCGAGGTTGTTGGCGGCCCGATGTTTTCACCGGCCGAGGGTGCCCGACGGACTGCTGCCGTTGCCGTCCGAATATTGGGTGGAGAGAAAGCCGGTGGCATCAAGGTTCCCCCAACCGAATTTTCAATGCCGAAATACGATTGGCGACAACTTCAGCGCTGGAACATCAGCGAGAGCCGCCTGCTACCGGGGAGCGAAATCTTGCTTCGGGAGCCGACGGCGTGGGAGCGATATTCCTGGCAAATTGCGTTCACATTTGCAGTTCTTCTCCTACAAGCCGGGCTGATCTCTGTCCTGTTGTTTGAGCATCGTCGACGTCGGTTGGCAGAAGTGCAGTCGCGGCAGCGTATGGTCGAACTGGCCCACGTCAACCGCTTCTCGACCGCTGGCGAACTGTCCGCCTCAATCGCTCACGAAATCAACCAGCCGCTTGGGTCTATCCTGGCGAATGCCGAGGCGGCACAGACCATCCTTAAATCGCCGAAGCCTGACATCGCGGAAGTGAGCGAAATATTGGGAGATATTATAAATGATGACCAACGCGCCGCTGAAGTCATCCAAAGGTTACGAAGTCTCCTGAAAAAGTCACCGTCCGAGCTGAGAAAGCTCGATCTTAACGATGTCACGCGGGAAACTGTCAAATTTCTTTCGATGCAGGCGATCGGACGAAAAGTCGAACTGGTTAGTGTGCTCACACCGGACGCGCTTCCGATACTGGGCGACCGCATTCAACTTCAACAAGTCATTCTGAACCTTGTCGTGAACGGGATCGACGCGATGAGAGATACGCCGACCCAAAACCGCATCATCAGCATTCAGAGTTCGCGCGCCGAGAACTTTGCCGAACTCTCCGTATCGGATAACGGTCCAGGAATTCCCGAAGACAAACTGAACGAGATCTTCGAACCGTTCTTCACCAGCAAGGCCGAAGGCATGGGCATGGGGCTGTCCATCGCTCGCACCATTATCGAGGCGCACGATGGGCAGATATGGGCAGAAAACCGGGATCACGGCGGCGCGTCGTTCCGGATCAGGCTTCCTCTTGTCCGATAG
- a CDS encoding IS110 family transposase — protein MDYYAGLDVSMNETHICVVERDGGVVLEAMASSTPEAIAAVLETAPTCAKIVLETGRMAPMLFHGLAALGLPVICIESRQAYQALKSLATHKTDRNDARGLAHLARTGFFKPVHVKSLPAHAVRALIIARKKLIGQRVTLENQIRGLAVVFGVRLPRGLSPRFTEQVIQASQGIAGLSGAMQGLLAARKAVLEAVMAIDRDMRLLARSSQACQRLMTIPGVGQLTALAFVATIDVPERFRRSRDVGAYLGLVPRRFQSGEIDYVGSISKCGDRRVRTLLYEAANVMLTRYRGALALKEWALGIARRSTMRKARVALARRLAIIMHAMLRHGTTFQAA, from the coding sequence ATGGACTACTACGCTGGTTTAGATGTCTCGATGAATGAGACCCACATCTGTGTGGTCGAGCGGGACGGAGGTGTTGTTCTGGAGGCAATGGCCTCCAGCACCCCAGAGGCCATTGCCGCCGTGCTGGAGACGGCGCCCACGTGCGCGAAGATCGTGCTCGAGACCGGTCGTATGGCCCCGATGCTCTTCCATGGCCTGGCCGCGCTTGGGCTGCCGGTGATCTGCATCGAGAGCCGGCAGGCCTACCAGGCGCTGAAGTCGCTCGCCACGCACAAGACCGACCGCAACGATGCCCGCGGTCTGGCTCATCTCGCCCGCACCGGCTTCTTCAAGCCCGTGCATGTCAAATCGCTGCCGGCTCATGCGGTGCGCGCCCTGATCATCGCCCGCAAGAAGCTGATCGGGCAGCGCGTCACCTTGGAGAACCAGATCCGCGGCCTGGCTGTCGTGTTCGGGGTTCGGCTACCCCGCGGGCTCAGTCCGCGCTTTACTGAACAGGTGATCCAAGCCAGCCAGGGGATCGCAGGCCTGTCCGGTGCCATGCAGGGCCTGCTTGCCGCCCGCAAGGCCGTTCTGGAAGCGGTTATGGCGATTGATCGCGACATGCGCCTGCTGGCCCGCTCGTCGCAAGCCTGCCAGCGGCTGATGACCATTCCCGGTGTCGGCCAGCTGACGGCGCTGGCCTTTGTCGCCACCATCGACGTGCCGGAGCGCTTCCGCCGCTCGCGCGATGTGGGAGCCTATCTCGGTCTGGTGCCGCGGCGCTTCCAATCCGGCGAGATCGATTATGTCGGCAGCATCTCCAAATGTGGGGACCGGCGAGTGCGGACCTTGTTGTATGAGGCCGCCAATGTGATGCTGACGCGCTACCGCGGCGCCTTGGCCCTCAAGGAGTGGGCGCTGGGAATTGCGCGACGCTCGACCATGAGGAAGGCCCGCGTGGCATTGGCCCGCCGGCTGGCGATCATCATGCATGCTATGCTCCGGCATGGCACCACATTCCAGGCAGCCTAG
- a CDS encoding TetR/AcrR family transcriptional regulator — MLGRGQGRKSSRERILDAAAELVSGIGSGRLTLDAVAERSGLSKGGLLYNFSTKEALLQAMVQRLVDEVSAEREALRAEAEPGRNLEARLCTAALLKLRKGKTKEVASGMLAASAENPRLLDPVREVIKATLENLKATSDDLDAALLGWLAIEGLNSLEMHDLNPFSEEEHQRVVEAVNRLLRQGIAE, encoded by the coding sequence ATGTTGGGACGTGGTCAAGGCCGAAAGAGTTCCCGCGAGAGGATCCTCGACGCGGCTGCGGAGCTTGTGAGCGGGATCGGTTCGGGACGGCTGACGCTGGATGCCGTCGCCGAACGGTCAGGTCTCAGCAAGGGTGGGCTACTCTACAACTTTTCCACCAAGGAGGCGCTGCTTCAGGCCATGGTCCAGCGCCTCGTCGACGAGGTTTCGGCGGAGCGAGAGGCGCTCCGAGCCGAAGCCGAGCCCGGGCGGAACCTGGAAGCACGTCTGTGCACGGCGGCGCTGCTCAAACTGCGCAAGGGCAAGACGAAGGAGGTTGCCAGTGGCATGCTGGCCGCTTCGGCCGAGAACCCGCGCCTGCTCGATCCCGTGCGCGAGGTCATCAAGGCGACCCTGGAGAACCTGAAAGCCACGTCGGATGATCTCGACGCGGCGCTGTTGGGTTGGCTGGCCATTGAGGGCCTGAACAGCCTGGAAATGCACGACCTCAATCCCTTCTCGGAGGAGGAGCACCAGCGGGTCGTCGAAGCAGTCAACCGCCTCTTACGCCAGGGCATCGCTGAGTAA
- a CDS encoding adenylate/guanylate cyclase domain-containing protein, whose translation MERRLAAIMVADIVGYSSLMENAEEQIADEVARCQELIREKVSPLGGRVFNTAGDSCLAEFGSAINALRGATEIRNALASSSDSDPLKLRIGLHLADVVVRGGDLIGDGVNVATRIQQEAEPDSICVSGVFFDNIRRNSPFIFEDLGTRCLKNLSKPLRVYRLREESARHRLQTAPTRTQAIREKRPCSVAVLPLRVMGGDEEQRFLAEGLTDELIVELARFRRLFVSSRSASFAIADANPDPVKVGNTLGVRYVLEGQVRKIGDQVRINLTLSETDGGSVVWSDKVARPFAELLDLLDSTAAKIAATVFGRMEDASMITARRKQPENMSAFECLLRGIDHHRLGGVLEEHSREAVEWFTRAIELDPNYAAAYAWRVCAASDLPEFSFPESEPDIRRALELDPCDAEANRIASFFELLKSDFDQAAMLMRRAMELNPSDAYIKARCAAVSTFMGEGETSLRLLDEAEALDPLLPVWCIEERGIAYYALGRYEEALEALSKLVFQTFRSRLYRAAAMMALGRPEDASKLVKETIASKPNFTVSRFLFQERYRDPLLCQQLRRRLEDAGLPP comes from the coding sequence ATGGAGCGCCGCTTGGCCGCGATCATGGTCGCCGACATCGTCGGCTACTCGTCCCTCATGGAAAATGCTGAGGAGCAGATTGCCGATGAAGTCGCACGCTGCCAGGAGCTGATCCGGGAGAAAGTATCCCCTCTCGGTGGAAGAGTCTTCAACACGGCAGGTGACTCGTGCTTGGCGGAGTTCGGCAGCGCCATCAATGCCCTGCGTGGCGCGACCGAAATCCGCAACGCGCTGGCCAGCAGCTCAGATAGCGATCCGCTGAAACTGCGGATCGGGCTTCATCTCGCCGACGTCGTTGTCCGGGGTGGCGATCTCATTGGGGACGGCGTGAACGTTGCAACCCGCATTCAACAGGAGGCGGAGCCCGACAGCATCTGCGTGAGCGGCGTGTTCTTCGACAACATCCGCCGCAACTCGCCCTTTATCTTCGAGGATCTGGGCACGCGATGCCTCAAGAACCTGTCCAAGCCGCTCCGCGTCTACCGGCTGCGGGAGGAAAGCGCCCGGCACAGACTACAAACCGCCCCGACCCGAACCCAGGCGATCAGGGAAAAGCGGCCCTGTTCTGTTGCGGTCCTGCCCCTCCGGGTCATGGGCGGAGATGAAGAGCAGCGGTTTCTCGCCGAGGGTCTGACGGATGAGTTAATCGTCGAACTCGCCCGCTTTCGCCGCCTGTTCGTCAGCTCACGCAGCGCGAGCTTTGCCATTGCCGACGCCAACCCGGATCCAGTCAAGGTCGGCAACACGCTGGGAGTTCGCTATGTGCTGGAGGGACAGGTCAGGAAGATCGGCGATCAGGTGAGGATCAATCTTACGCTCTCTGAAACGGACGGGGGCTCGGTGGTGTGGAGCGACAAGGTCGCTCGCCCGTTCGCCGAACTCCTGGATCTGCTCGACAGCACAGCGGCCAAGATCGCTGCGACCGTGTTCGGCCGGATGGAAGACGCCAGCATGATCACGGCCCGACGCAAGCAGCCTGAGAACATGTCCGCGTTCGAGTGCCTGCTGCGGGGGATTGATCATCACCGCCTTGGCGGGGTGTTGGAGGAGCATTCCCGAGAGGCGGTGGAATGGTTCACCAGAGCCATTGAGCTGGATCCGAACTACGCGGCGGCGTACGCTTGGCGGGTCTGTGCGGCATCCGACCTCCCGGAGTTCAGCTTTCCCGAAAGCGAACCTGACATTCGACGGGCGCTGGAACTGGACCCTTGTGATGCCGAAGCCAACCGGATTGCCTCGTTCTTCGAACTGCTCAAGAGCGACTTCGATCAGGCGGCAATGCTGATGCGGCGGGCGATGGAGCTGAACCCGTCCGATGCCTACATCAAGGCCCGTTGTGCGGCGGTCTCCACCTTCATGGGCGAAGGTGAGACCTCGTTGAGACTGCTCGATGAGGCAGAAGCCCTCGACCCGCTTCTTCCGGTGTGGTGCATTGAGGAGCGCGGCATCGCTTATTATGCACTGGGCCGGTACGAAGAAGCCCTAGAGGCTCTGAGCAAGCTCGTGTTCCAAACCTTCCGCTCGCGGCTGTATCGAGCGGCGGCGATGATGGCGCTCGGCCGGCCAGAGGATGCCAGCAAACTCGTCAAGGAAACGATAGCGAGCAAGCCGAACTTCACTGTGTCCCGGTTCCTGTTTCAGGAGCGCTACCGTGATCCGCTGCTGTGTCAGCAGTTGCGCCGCCGGCTGGAGGACGCGGGACTACCTCCCTGA